The segment TAACAAAACCCAATAATGAAAttgtcattttattttaaagttttcacgaactaagattttataaacaagaaaagaagttataataatatatcattcaaCCTACGTTTGATACTTTATGCTAAAGCTTTCTCTTAGTATGTCTACATTAGTTActtgtttatcaagaaaatgattcgaattttaattttaatacgTCCCTAGTTATCACAGTTCACAACccaaaaaagatttaaaagagCCATCAAGCATTCATTCTCCCTCTCCTGATCGAAAGAGAACTAAAACTAGAAAACGCATCAGACATGTCGACCTTGACCATAGCATCATCCATGGCATCTCTTAGATTCTTGTCATCAATAGCATCATAGAAACAACCACGTCTCTTTGAGTCCCTTACGAGCTTTGTCCAAACCGAACCGCTCATAGTTAGAGTCCTCTCGTTCCCAACCACCCATAAGCAGTGCCTTGCACGAGTGAGTGCTACGTTGGCTCTTTGATGGTTACTGAGAAACCCTATTTTTCCATTACCGTTGCTTCTCACGGTTGATATGATGAttacatcttcttctcctccttgaAACCCATCAACCGACCGAACATTCAAAGTGAAAAGCTGATCTGATACGGAGTTGAACTTATCTCCGATCTTCTCCTGGATTGCTCTTATCTGACCTTTATAAGGTGAAATAACCCCAACGCTCATCTTTGTCTTCGTCTCACTTGACACTGTTTTAAAAGAAGAACACGTTACTGTTGATACttgattatataaataataaaatgttatatatacacatatatatacctTTGAAAAGATTGGATATAATTTCGGAAATCACAGCGACCTCAACCATGTTCTTAGGACTATTCCCATCACCAAACTCTTCTTTCCCAAGTCCCACGTTGATGAACGAGAAAGAACCAAACATGTTCCCTTGAAGAAACCTCTTTTGATAGCCTCTTTCTTTAACAATGGCAGCATCAGAGATCTTCCCACCATAAAACTCCATGTTGGGGAAGAGACTTATAGAGGGATGCATACGGTACTGAACATCAAGCAAGTGTTTGTTGTGGCCAAGCAATACCAATCTCTCAAACAAGCTTCTCCCAAACTTAGCCTTCTCACACACCTACATGGATTACACGAGACTGTGTTTGGTAAAATACGTTGTAtgctttctcaaaaaaaaaaaaacctttttgtataaaatatttaacatcGTGTCACAGAATCGGTTCTAAGATTTTTGGAGGTAATAAACTATCTagtaattgtttatattttttttacaagttTGAAGACCTATGTATAtgtaaatctttttaaaaactttgaagGCCATAGACTAATGCTTCATTTGCCTATGCTCAGTAGTCAGTACCAGCCTTTGTTATGTATGTGTAAACATAGTCataagtctatatatatattgcttgGAATAAGAAGGAGAGTACCTCGCTTTGTACCATAGCTGGTAGCTGAAGCTCATCACCTATTAGAACAACATGGCGCAGGCCCTGAAGTTGCAATGCAGCAACTGATTCACATTCTTTAAGTTGAGCTGCCTCGTCAACTACAAGTAGTTCTATAGATCCTGTCCTTTCAACGGTCATTTGAGAAGCACCAGAGGCAGTGCAGAAGATTATGCATGCATTTTGTAGGCAAAATCTCATCCCATCCTCGTTTTCCAACAAGGTTGGAATCCTAAAACGTTTTGGAAGCAAACGTAGAGGCTCCAGGCAATAAAGTACGAAGCTTCTAATCTCAAAATCATGTTTGGATGAGTTCTTCTTAAGGAAAGACCTAGCATTATGAAGAGCTTGACGGGCTGTAATCGTTTTCTTCACATCAGTAGATGATATAAAAGACTTAGGCAGATGTGTGTACATATCCACCACATGATCCTCCATATGATCCATCACCTTGTCCAGTTCTTGGCTTAAAATATGAAACTCTTTCTTTATAAACTCTCCAAATGTATGAATCTTTTCTTTATTCTTATCCAACTCTTGGCTAGATCCATAAAACATCTTCTTAACGAACTGTCCAAATGATTCAAGAAAGCTTCTCTTGTCTTCACCTTTCTTCTTTTCGCTTGACAAGACATATGCCTTGTAATTAGACTCAGCCTTCTCAAGAAAATCTATGAAAGAACTCAAACTCAATTCCCATCCAGACAATAACAGTGACAGTTTACTCAGTTTACTGATCCGATGCTCGAGAAACACATCGAGGAGATCATTGTTCTTGCTGTCTATCCCCATTCTAACTCGGTTTCCGGATAAAACGATATTCCCTAGACCGTACGTAGAATGACCTGAAGGAGAATATTCTTTAACCAATGCCAATAGCCTCGATGCAACTCCAACCACAGCTGTGTTTGTAGGAGCGCACACGACTGTTTTGCAACCTAAGTTGAGAAGGGCAAAGAGAAGAGTAGCGACCGTCTTTGTCTTGCCTGTACCGGGTGGTCCCCATATCAGTTTCACACTAGTCTTCTCACTAAAACTCCTTGTTTCCAAGCAACTCAAAACTGCAGATTCTTGAGAAGCGTTTAAGTTCGTTGAACGTATTATATCCGTTACATTATTCCCCCAAGTCCTAGAAGAAACAGAGTGCTCTGTATCCTGAAgtacaaaaatatgttaaacaaaaaaaaggttaaaacaTGTTATAAAATAATGGCAAATattctttgtattttataaaatatagtttgAACTTTAATTTAAACTCAAGAATAAAATGTAGTTTGAACTTTAATTTAAACTAAGAAAAACTGAactaaaagatatattttatcaatatacCAAATAATAACTTGGGCCTCAAGGTAatgtaatttttattacataccTCGGTATTAGCCTGAAGAACACTCTTGATGAGACTCATGTTCCCACCTTCGTAGTGCAAAGCTTTCCAGATACGAGTGTTAGTGGTCAAAGTCATGAGAAAAACACCAGAGCCAAATGGAAACCTCTCATCAATGGATATGGACACAGAAGAGTGAACAGAGAAGTGTGTCTCATCTTCAACAGAGAACACATACGCAAGAACCAGTGGGTTCAAGTCGTTAACGCTTCTTGGCCTTCCTGCTCCTGTGAGAGCAATGAGGTCTCCGCATTTCGGCTCATAGATTGTGTTGTTTCTTTCTACATTAACTCCCTTTAGTGATATATTGAAATGGTTTGATCTTCTACTAGTTTCTTTGATTGTCCTTGCCTCCACAGAACGTATGTAGAAGACAGGCGCTTTTGATAAAGTTCCCAAGCTTGAGCACAACTCTGTTCGTGTTTCCTCTAATAGGTGAGGAACGAAGCAGTTAAGGTACTCATCAACGGACCAGAACTTCTCCGGTATCGTCCTTATACGTTCCTTGAAGATGTCTTTGTTGAGAATCTTTTGGAGTGACCAAGAGAAGACTTCATTAATCAGACTTTTGTTCTCTTCCCTCTCCATGTTATTGAATCTTTCTGCAACATAATAACAAAGAGAAACGTTAGTTATGTTCGTAGTTAGCAGTTTATGTATTATAGTAGAACATAGCTACACAAATACGTAACTTGACTTACAAGGCAAACTAAATGATAAGAAGGAATCAACAAAGAGAAACGACGATGAAGAGTACAAATCTGGCTTATCAGTTTACTTAAGCAGACGAAGGCGAAAGGTTAAAGAGAATGTTGAAATGATCTGTAATTTCAGCAATACCAAGAAAATATTGTAAAtagaatttgattttctttAGAGTTTCCACGATGGCATATGAAGCCACGACAGCACTTTGCATGCATAAATAGTATTTTGGCATTTTACATTTTAACATTATTTCGTTTAAACCTGTTAATTTGAAATATCATCAGTGTTTCTTGATTTACGAGAAGCTATAATTACTAAGGGAAGAAGAAAGGTCGAGAACTTAAAAGAATTAAGCATTCATGATGAGACACCATTTGTCTGCTACTCTGCTTCTAGTCGTCTTGTTTATATAAAtctactagggtcggcccgccctacgggcggaatATATACATTACTTGTGatctaagttattattttttgtatgatttCGTGGTTTGCGTTTTAGATttgcatttgcaagagatatgTATGATACACTACAAAAAAGATTATATTACATCACATAAATAGTATCAGAAAAGCAAATGATATTAATTTGAGACACTTATTAATAAATGATACAATGTTTTTTAAAGATCAATTATTGTAATTGATGTTGTTATTAATTTATCTTTgtctatattaatatttattaagcAAGTGAAGATCAATTAAAAGATATATTGAATTTTCATATACATGTAAAAATATGTAGTTTAccctaaactaaaaataattttaattttactattGCTTATGATGTTCTTATTAGAAACAAagatttgataaattaataaaatgcttttattttttcattaatgtaattattttacatttttggtgtttgttatatttttatcaagtaaaataaaaatactcgACACTACAATTGAAATTCAATACAAAAATTATGAACTATTTttcatctttatatatttgtctttgAATGCGTTGGTacttttcatacatttttaaaCCTATTTATTTAGATAATGTGGAAAATGAAtcaatttataatttgttttataaagttAGTTAAATAACATAACAATCTAAAACTGATTATTTAAGTATACAcacattttattaaattttatcaaataaaccATATCATCCAAATCTTTATCAAATAAACCATATGAAATGAAGGTCGTACTAAATGTCCGATTAAGTAAAACTCATTCATTTAA is part of the Brassica rapa cultivar Chiifu-401-42 chromosome A09, CAAS_Brap_v3.01, whole genome shotgun sequence genome and harbors:
- the LOC103839857 gene encoding uncharacterized protein LOC103839857, with product MEREENKSLINEVFSWSLQKILNKDIFKERIRTIPEKFWSVDEYLNCFVPHLLEETRTELCSSLGTLSKAPVFYIRSVEARTIKETSRRSNHFNISLKGVNVERNNTIYEPKCGDLIALTGAGRPRSVNDLNPLVLAYVFSVEDETHFSVHSSVSISIDERFPFGSGVFLMTLTTNTRIWKALHYEGGNMSLIKSVLQANTEHSVSSRTWGNNVTDIIRSTNLNASQESAVLSCLETRSFSEKTSVKLIWGPPGTGKTKTVATLLFALLNLGCKTVVCAPTNTAVVGVASRLLALVKEYSPSGHSTYGLGNIVLSGNRVRMGIDSKNNDLLDVFLEHRISKLSKLSLLLSGWELSLSSFIDFLEKAESNYKAYVLSSEKKKGEDKRSFLESFGQFVKKMFYGSSQELDKNKEKIHTFGEFIKKEFHILSQELDKVMDHMEDHVVDMYTHLPKSFISSTDVKKTITARQALHNARSFLKKNSSKHDFEIRSFVLYCLEPLRLLPKRFRIPTLLENEDGMRFCLQNACIIFCTASGASQMTVERTGSIELLVVDEAAQLKECESVAALQLQGLRHVVLIGDELQLPAMVQSEVCEKAKFGRSLFERLVLLGHNKHLLDVQYRMHPSISLFPNMEFYGGKISDAAIVKERGYQKRFLQGNMFGSFSFINVGLGKEEFGDGNSPKNMVEVAVISEIISNLFKVSSETKTKMSVGVISPYKGQIRAIQEKIGDKFNSVSDQLFTLNVRSVDGFQGGEEDVIIISTVRSNGNGKIGFLSNHQRANVALTRARHCLWVVGNERTLTMSGSVWTKLVRDSKRRGCFYDAIDDKNLRDAMDDAMVKVDMSDAFSSFSSLSIRRGRMNA